In Amaranthus tricolor cultivar Red isolate AtriRed21 chromosome 5, ASM2621246v1, whole genome shotgun sequence, a genomic segment contains:
- the LOC130813268 gene encoding uncharacterized protein LOC130813268, giving the protein MRRSTRRSTMAVSIHNSLEFDSLNKITTRRSSSILPQFEETRNAAGNFTTKFSMSSFVKKVEELTHDQRTALEKVGFGYLIRIHHHTLRKNLLVEWMERWDSDRRVFVLNERELTITSVEAALILGLRAAGKPVILHEDEQLSKLEEEYGATQSNRKISISAIEGRLQSLGDLHNEDFVRTFLLFIFGTILFPSSSAKVDSRYLSLLKDLDRVCEYAWGVAVVEDLFNWLSKRKEEQTKSIEGCLILLQIWSYEHIDIGRPISLSYSSNFPRACRWESSRCNSQRHWFTTKFNELEENQVTWKLQPIAAELNIDIIRELLVEEAEGEVKLSMRTNTTTSSITPKDFKDGILDEETNGGVGICQHNPQDDFREDSRQSSEVSTLVEETEAQEIVSTRRSSKISSKTVGLPPKSISRHTILDKESHGGMGRGQGDIQADIPEDSRQSTDLSVITEDYTECSSYVLQEDQIEENSHCVKGEDVLEFEKSKPNHLVELQNENAELKSQVADLKKEVANLKDLEDNLRKEVAELKEDNLRLRAPPPADNIERLIDAYFNGVTDASEVVLL; this is encoded by the exons GCTGGAAACTTTACTACCAAGTTTTCGATGTCATCATTTGTTAAGAAAGTGGAAGAGTTAACTCATGATCAGAGAACTGCTTTAGAAAAAGTAGGATTTGGATATTTGATTCGTATTCATCACCATACCCTCCGGAAAAACCTTTTGGTTGAATGGATGGAGCGGTGGGATAGTGATAGAAGGGTCTTTGTGCTTAATGAAAGGGAGCTTACCATCACTTCTGTTGAGGCTGCCCTAATCTTAGGGTTGCGTGCTGCAGGTAAACCCGTGATTCTGCACGAAGATGAACAGTTATCGAAGTTGGAAGAAGAGTATGGAGCCACACAAAGTAACAGAAAGATCAGTATATCTGCAATCGAGGGAAGATTGCAGTCTCTTGGTGATCTTCATAATGAGGATTTTGTGAGGACTTTCTTGTTGTTCATCTTTGGGACAATTCTTTTCCCAAGTTCAAGTGCAAAGGTAGACTCACGCTATCTTTCCCTTCTGAAAGATCTTGATAGAGTGTGTGAGTATGCTTGGGGAGTTGCAGTAGTGGAGGACCTTTTTAATTGGCTATCTAAAAGAAAAGAAGAGCAGACCAAAAGCATTGAAGGTTGCTTGATTCTTCTCCAA ATATGGTCCTACGAGCATATAGACATTGGGCGCCCAATTTCCCTTAGTTATTCTTCAAATTTTCCGCGAGCTTGCCGTTGGGAAAGTAGTAGGTGTAATAGTCAAAGGCACTGGTTCACAACTAAGTTTAATGAGCTTGAAGAGAATCAA GTAACCTGGAAGCTGCAGCCAATAGCAGCTGAGTTGAATATTGATATCATACGAGAGCTATTGGTCGAAGAGGCGGAAGGAGAAGTGAAACTTTCAATGAGAACAAATACCACAACATCATCCATTACACCAAAG GATTTCAAAGATGGTATATTGGATGAGGAAACAAATGGAGGTGTGGGCATATGCCAGCATAATCCGCAGGATGATTTTCGTGAGGATTCAAGGCAATCCTCTGAAGTGTCAACCCTTGTAGAAGAAACCGAGGCACAAGAGATTGTATCAACTAGGAGAAGCTCCAAAATAAGTTCCAAAACAGTGGGGCTCCCACCAAAG AGTATTAGCCGGCATACAATATTGGACAAGGAGTCGCATGGAGGTATGGGAAGAGGCCAGGGTGATATTCAAGCTGACATCCCGGAGGATTCTAGGCAATCAACAGATTTGTCAGTGATAACTGAAGATTATACGGAATGTTCCTCCTATGTTTTGCAAGAGGACCAGATTGAAGAGAACTCTCACTGTGTCAAG GGAGAAGATGTTTTAGAATTTGAGAAGTCAAAGCCAAATCATTTGGTTGAGCTTCAAAATGAAAATGCTGAATTGAAAAGTCAAGTGGCGGACTTGAAAAAGGAAGTGGCCAACTTGAAAGATCTAGAAGACAACCTAAGAAAGGAAGTGGCTGAACTGAAAGAAGACAACCTACGCTTAAGGGCTCCTCCACCTGCGGACAATATAGAGCGGCTTATTGATGCATACTTCAATGGAGTTACGGATGCTTCAGAAGTGGTTTTGCTTTG A